From Chthoniobacterales bacterium, a single genomic window includes:
- a CDS encoding alpha/beta hydrolase, with amino-acid sequence MHALLLRPLIHVAMSTAVACVMIGCEQKDSARRVGPEEGFVRVAENVDLHYRDWGGDGPPIVLLSGLGNTAAIFDDLAPQLTNAHRVIGLTRRGYGGSTVTAEGYDVASRVADDAAAMQALGIRRALLVGHSIAGDELTGIVQARPDLVAGLVYLDAAFDRTDQAADATFAGVVPLLPQPEEVVRFSSDEAEVASGELKLKSFAAARRLIEAEQGAPVPASELRAQLSVDRNGVYHFKDTSAQERAIRTGSSRVKADYRGIVVPVTALYADWGDPAAAFPITALAGAEARETLRHHATKMATWAEQAGLKQVRSQVPAIVEVVPGAPHYIFLKEPALVSRHILETAARAAWQNNLDATPQEAGTETSRGQGQ; translated from the coding sequence ATGCATGCCCTGCTTTTGCGCCCTTTGATCCACGTGGCCATGTCGACCGCGGTGGCTTGCGTGATGATTGGTTGCGAGCAAAAGGACAGTGCCCGACGCGTCGGTCCTGAGGAGGGTTTTGTCCGCGTCGCGGAAAACGTGGATTTGCACTACCGCGACTGGGGCGGCGACGGTCCGCCGATTGTGCTGCTGAGCGGCCTGGGCAATACGGCAGCGATTTTCGACGATCTGGCACCGCAGCTGACGAATGCTCACCGGGTCATCGGACTGACCCGCCGCGGGTACGGCGGTTCAACCGTGACGGCAGAAGGCTACGATGTTGCTTCGCGCGTGGCGGATGATGCGGCAGCCATGCAGGCTCTCGGCATCAGGCGGGCACTGTTGGTTGGACACTCGATCGCGGGAGATGAGTTGACCGGTATCGTGCAGGCGCGACCCGATCTGGTTGCGGGTTTGGTTTACCTTGATGCGGCTTTCGACCGCACCGACCAGGCGGCCGATGCAACATTCGCTGGAGTGGTGCCACTTTTGCCGCAGCCAGAAGAAGTCGTCCGCTTCTCCAGCGACGAAGCGGAGGTGGCATCAGGAGAATTGAAGCTGAAAAGCTTCGCTGCCGCCCGACGCTTGATCGAAGCAGAGCAGGGAGCGCCGGTGCCCGCCAGCGAGCTGCGCGCACAACTGTCGGTCGATCGGAACGGCGTTTACCATTTCAAGGACACCTCCGCTCAAGAGAGGGCGATCCGCACCGGTTCCAGTCGCGTCAAGGCCGACTACCGGGGCATCGTCGTGCCGGTCACCGCGCTTTATGCCGATTGGGGCGACCCGGCGGCGGCGTTTCCCATCACAGCCTTGGCAGGAGCGGAAGCGCGGGAGACCTTGCGCCACCATGCGACCAAGATGGCTACATGGGCCGAGCAAGCTGGCCTAAAACAAGTGCGCAGCCAAGTGCCAGCCATTGTGGAAGTCGTCCCCGGGGCACCACACTACATCTTCCTCAAAGAACCGGCATTGGTCAGCCGGCATATTCTCGAAACCGCGGCCCGCGCCGCGTGGCAGAACAACCTAGACGCAACGCCGCAAGAGGCAGGCACCGAGACCAGCCGCGGCCAAGGCCAGTAA
- a CDS encoding beta-lactamase family protein, producing the protein MKAVFVLLALIVALTPIRADLASDIQSIVEAEMAANSVAGAVVGVWRGGQPVTVFARGFSDIGGGVPMTVADHFRIASITKTFTTTRVLQLADSGRLSLDDPISAYVNLPGSGLLNGTATLRQLGNMTAGFFDYSRDPDFIAAVTAAPLRVWSPLELVERANEKGPNFAPGATWEYSNTHTVLLQMVIEQVTGNSLSQEFQTAFTTPLSLTQTAYPATADLPDPYARGYLVDSATGAQTLAEVGHPSIFGGAGGIVSTLEDVRVWIEAVGRGDLVSAQSQSERLDLVPLAEGFGYGFGVMDAEGWVGHNGSYPPGYQTIALYDPALDQTMVVLANSYSTDGYHFPDEVASQIRPLLVPEPSTYSLLALAAAGLGACLLRRCV; encoded by the coding sequence ATGAAAGCAGTCTTCGTATTACTGGCCCTTATCGTTGCCTTAACTCCGATCCGCGCGGACCTGGCCTCCGACATCCAGTCCATCGTCGAGGCGGAGATGGCAGCCAATAGCGTGGCGGGTGCCGTTGTCGGAGTTTGGCGCGGAGGTCAACCGGTTACGGTGTTTGCGCGCGGTTTCTCCGACATCGGGGGCGGTGTGCCGATGACGGTCGCAGACCATTTTCGCATCGCGAGCATCACCAAGACGTTTACCACGACACGGGTGCTTCAATTGGCGGATTCTGGGCGGCTCTCGCTCGACGATCCGATCAGCGCTTACGTGAATCTGCCAGGCTCGGGTTTGCTTAACGGCACGGCGACCCTGCGACAGCTCGGCAACATGACCGCGGGATTTTTCGATTACTCCCGCGACCCCGACTTCATTGCGGCGGTCACGGCCGCTCCCCTCAGGGTCTGGAGCCCCTTGGAGTTGGTGGAACGGGCCAATGAGAAGGGACCCAATTTCGCCCCGGGAGCAACCTGGGAGTATTCGAACACGCACACCGTGCTGCTGCAAATGGTCATCGAGCAGGTGACGGGCAACAGTCTGTCTCAGGAATTCCAGACGGCGTTCACCACACCGCTGTCCCTGACTCAGACCGCTTACCCTGCGACCGCGGACCTGCCGGATCCCTACGCGCGCGGTTACCTGGTTGATTCCGCCACGGGAGCGCAAACCTTAGCCGAAGTCGGCCACCCGTCCATCTTCGGCGGGGCGGGGGGCATCGTTTCAACCTTGGAGGACGTGCGGGTTTGGATCGAGGCGGTGGGACGCGGCGACTTGGTGTCTGCCCAAAGTCAGAGCGAGCGTCTTGATCTGGTCCCGCTCGCCGAGGGCTTCGGCTACGGTTTTGGTGTCATGGATGCCGAGGGTTGGGTTGGGCACAACGGCAGCTATCCGCCCGGCTACCAAACGATTGCCCTTTATGATCCGGCGCTGGACCAGACGATGGTCGTCCTCGCCAATTCGTATTCTACCGACGGCTATCACTTCCCCGACGAGGTGGCCTCGCAAATCAGGCCCCTGCTCGTGCCAGAGCCGTCGACGTATTCGTTACTGGCCTTGGCCGCGGCTGGTCTCGGTGCCTGCCTCTTGCGGCGTTGCGTCTAG
- the brxL gene encoding BREX system Lon protease-like protein BrxL — MNPESDQNTPPQDVTEALLLDSPPLRDLDRKLIDAFPGLVVRKDLTKGLKQNAVVPTYVLEFLLGQHCATDDPVVLKTGLESVQRILAKHYVQRNLAELVKSTIKEKGRHKVIDKLTVELNEKGGFYEAEFTNLGLKKVPVSDDFVRRFPKLLVGGIWCIVDVAYEVADDTKRSPWTIDTLKPIQVAKVDYEEFLAARSKFTSEEWIDVLMQSIGFNPEMFTRRGKLLALLRLVPYCERNYNLIELGPKGTGKSHVYAEFSPHGILISGAEISVAKLFVNNSSGKIGLVGFWDAICFDEFAGKDKKVDKALVDIMKNYMANRSFSRGIEQLTAEASMVFMGNTKKSVAYMLKHSHFFDQLPDKYIDSAFLDRLHAFSPGWEVPVVRAELFTSGYGFIVDYIAEILKHQRTEDFTGAYKEHCEVVSEVSTRDQTGFEKTFSGLMKIIYPAGGATSAEIQELLHFAMECRRRVREHILRIDDTFQRHDFVFKPLDGEPVSVTTPEEQQYPLFAAPRPVGEETPAVEVAADSAIPASSLAAAAVEAPQPGHLVVPENTTGWSYRRLFAKHLIGAQRITIHDPYVRLFFQVRNLMEFLQMVHELVPEGDEASVHLVTQSDDVSCVKQEENLNQIVEAFTGSRVAFSWELDANPSFHARNITTDSGWKITMDRGLDIFQKFESGPFSLEQAMQEARLTRGVEVTYLKA, encoded by the coding sequence ATGAATCCTGAATCCGATCAGAACACCCCTCCACAGGACGTGACCGAAGCACTGCTTCTCGATTCCCCGCCGCTTCGCGATTTGGACCGTAAACTCATCGACGCGTTCCCCGGACTGGTTGTCCGGAAGGATCTCACCAAAGGCCTCAAACAAAATGCCGTGGTGCCGACCTACGTGCTGGAATTCCTGCTCGGGCAACACTGCGCGACCGACGACCCGGTTGTGCTCAAGACCGGCTTGGAATCCGTGCAGCGAATCCTTGCCAAGCACTACGTCCAGCGCAACTTGGCTGAGTTGGTTAAATCTACGATCAAGGAGAAGGGGCGCCACAAGGTCATCGATAAACTGACTGTCGAACTCAACGAGAAGGGTGGATTCTATGAGGCGGAGTTTACCAACCTCGGACTCAAGAAGGTGCCTGTGTCCGACGACTTCGTTCGCCGGTTCCCCAAGCTTTTGGTTGGCGGCATCTGGTGCATCGTGGATGTCGCCTACGAAGTGGCCGACGACACCAAGCGCAGTCCTTGGACCATCGACACCCTCAAACCAATCCAAGTGGCCAAGGTGGACTACGAGGAGTTCCTGGCGGCCCGGTCGAAATTCACTTCCGAGGAATGGATCGACGTGCTGATGCAGAGCATCGGTTTCAATCCGGAGATGTTCACCCGCCGGGGCAAGCTCCTTGCCCTGCTTCGTTTGGTGCCTTACTGCGAACGGAACTACAACCTCATCGAACTCGGTCCGAAAGGCACGGGAAAGTCCCATGTCTATGCCGAGTTTTCCCCACACGGAATTCTCATCTCAGGAGCCGAAATCAGCGTTGCTAAACTTTTCGTCAACAACTCCTCCGGAAAGATCGGGCTGGTGGGGTTCTGGGATGCCATTTGCTTCGATGAGTTCGCCGGAAAAGACAAGAAAGTGGACAAGGCGCTGGTGGATATCATGAAGAACTACATGGCGAACCGTTCTTTCTCTCGTGGCATCGAGCAGCTGACCGCGGAGGCTTCGATGGTCTTCATGGGCAACACGAAGAAGTCCGTGGCCTACATGCTCAAGCACTCACATTTTTTTGACCAGTTGCCCGACAAATACATCGATTCCGCCTTCCTCGATCGTTTGCACGCTTTCAGCCCCGGATGGGAGGTGCCAGTAGTTCGGGCCGAACTCTTTACCAGCGGCTACGGCTTCATTGTCGACTACATTGCAGAGATCCTCAAACACCAGCGGACGGAGGATTTCACCGGCGCTTACAAAGAACACTGTGAGGTGGTCTCCGAAGTTTCGACCCGCGATCAGACCGGGTTCGAGAAGACCTTTTCTGGGCTCATGAAAATTATTTACCCCGCAGGTGGAGCTACCTCAGCGGAGATCCAAGAACTCCTGCACTTCGCCATGGAATGCCGGCGAAGAGTGCGCGAGCACATCCTTCGCATCGACGACACATTCCAGAGGCATGATTTCGTTTTCAAGCCTCTGGACGGGGAGCCGGTCTCGGTAACAACTCCCGAGGAGCAACAGTATCCCTTGTTTGCCGCGCCCCGACCGGTCGGCGAGGAAACGCCAGCGGTCGAAGTAGCCGCGGACTCTGCCATTCCGGCATCTTCATTGGCCGCCGCAGCTGTCGAAGCACCGCAACCAGGTCATCTGGTCGTCCCCGAGAACACCACGGGTTGGAGTTACCGGCGCCTTTTTGCCAAGCACCTGATTGGAGCTCAACGAATCACCATCCATGACCCCTACGTGAGGTTGTTTTTTCAAGTGCGGAACCTCATGGAATTCCTTCAAATGGTCCACGAACTTGTCCCGGAGGGCGATGAAGCTTCCGTTCATTTGGTGACCCAGTCTGATGATGTCTCCTGCGTCAAACAGGAGGAGAACCTCAACCAGATCGTCGAAGCGTTCACAGGTTCGCGCGTGGCGTTCAGTTGGGAGCTTGATGCGAACCCCAGTTTCCATGCCCGCAATATCACCACCGACAGCGGGTGGAAAATCACCATGGATCGTGGTTTGGACATTTTCCAAAAGTTTGAAAGCGGCCCATTTTCTCTAGAGCAAGCGATGCAAGAGGCCAGGCTGACGCGTGGCGTGGAAGTAACCTATTTAAAGGCTTGA
- the pglZ gene encoding BREX-1 system phosphatase PglZ type A, whose product MKRIHESLQQTFQRHRLVFWYDTQGEWRKVFDAFAVEGVEKLVLDRNDFGLKVKILGGDVRARFLVYSPSARPPDADNWLLDLLLQGHEFKADRASLAVQEVGLPYEFRSLAEEHVEFFKDPKRAQAFKEAISKHDGVPELRLKMMAIMAGCPAEIDLILLEFLKRASRQEMFDPAEAALGEFNLLEPFWKEVGRLFGYSPETPSLRDFAVTLFRGANPLDSAVSQSAHAVVFLQRWKDSQSHRESFRAWASALEQDFRVASQLEAAGGKLVLGGADTFEVFEKFTIHQLCRAFEDGARAEDVQQRIQARRNSFWFPEHQHGYGAIQQAVTLRELIASAELTVDSVEAGVERYRKSWWKIDRAYREACLHLRRYGQVNVMERLAGWLGKTYVNNFLLPLADRWGDRVGALEKWACTSLTPQQRFYETFVAPYLEKGQKVFVIVSDALRYEAAASLAERINTENRFTAEVDAVLSSLPSFTQLGMAALLPGSKLELDPASGQVAVDGRSATGTENRGEILRAATGGRGAAIQAERFLELNTKTEGRTLMREHDVIYIYHNTIDKTGDALATEAKTFEAVEHAFEELLQITKKVANVNGNNMLLVSDHGFLFQQDPLSEDDDTQFPAGAAWLMRNRRFAITESVGDHTGVITFSADQLDLPGTWHCAFPKSLGRFPIQGSGKRYVHGGFTLQETVVPVIHIHKARTDDTGRVEVEFMRVPSKITTGQVALSLYQEKAVTTKLLPRTLRVGLYAKDGAVLSEVKVVQADIDDEDPRKREFNLVLVLSRTADSHNNTEAEIRLEETLPGTAQTVTYKSHPIKIQKPFTSDFDES is encoded by the coding sequence ATGAAACGCATCCACGAGAGCCTGCAACAGACTTTCCAACGGCACCGTCTGGTTTTCTGGTATGACACCCAGGGCGAGTGGCGGAAGGTCTTCGATGCCTTCGCCGTAGAGGGGGTGGAAAAGCTCGTTCTGGATCGAAATGATTTCGGTCTGAAAGTCAAAATCCTTGGCGGGGACGTTCGGGCGCGCTTCTTGGTTTACTCGCCGTCAGCCCGTCCCCCGGATGCGGACAACTGGCTGCTGGATCTTCTGCTGCAGGGGCACGAGTTCAAAGCCGACCGTGCTTCGCTGGCCGTGCAAGAGGTGGGGCTGCCCTACGAGTTTCGATCCTTGGCCGAAGAACATGTCGAGTTCTTCAAAGACCCCAAACGGGCGCAGGCCTTCAAAGAGGCCATCTCCAAGCATGATGGAGTTCCCGAGCTGCGTCTGAAAATGATGGCGATCATGGCCGGCTGCCCTGCGGAGATTGATTTGATTCTGCTGGAGTTTCTCAAGCGTGCTTCCAGACAGGAGATGTTCGACCCAGCCGAGGCGGCCTTGGGCGAGTTCAACTTGCTGGAACCGTTCTGGAAGGAGGTCGGCAGACTGTTTGGCTATTCGCCAGAGACTCCGTCCCTGCGGGATTTCGCGGTGACGTTGTTCCGTGGTGCGAATCCGCTCGACTCCGCTGTCTCGCAGTCAGCGCATGCGGTCGTGTTCCTCCAACGGTGGAAGGACAGTCAGTCGCACCGGGAATCCTTCCGGGCATGGGCATCGGCCCTCGAACAGGATTTTCGTGTGGCATCGCAGTTAGAGGCAGCAGGGGGCAAACTAGTCCTTGGTGGGGCGGACACGTTTGAGGTTTTCGAGAAGTTCACTATCCACCAGCTTTGCCGGGCTTTTGAAGACGGGGCCCGCGCTGAGGACGTCCAGCAGAGGATCCAAGCACGACGGAATTCCTTCTGGTTCCCTGAGCACCAACACGGCTACGGAGCCATCCAGCAGGCCGTCACTTTGCGAGAGTTGATCGCCTCAGCCGAGTTGACGGTGGATTCCGTCGAGGCGGGCGTCGAGCGTTACCGCAAGAGTTGGTGGAAAATCGACCGCGCTTACCGTGAGGCTTGTCTGCACCTACGCCGCTACGGGCAAGTCAACGTGATGGAGCGGCTGGCGGGGTGGCTCGGCAAGACCTACGTGAACAACTTCCTCCTTCCGCTGGCGGATCGCTGGGGCGACAGGGTTGGTGCCTTGGAGAAATGGGCGTGCACCTCGTTGACGCCTCAACAACGCTTCTACGAAACCTTCGTCGCGCCCTACTTGGAGAAGGGGCAGAAGGTGTTCGTCATTGTGTCCGATGCCCTCCGTTACGAGGCCGCAGCCTCCCTCGCCGAGCGCATCAACACTGAGAACCGTTTCACGGCGGAGGTGGATGCCGTCTTAAGTTCACTCCCTTCCTTCACGCAGCTAGGCATGGCGGCGCTGCTGCCGGGCTCCAAGTTGGAGTTGGACCCCGCCAGCGGTCAGGTTGCGGTCGATGGTCGTAGTGCCACAGGAACGGAAAACCGGGGCGAAATCCTGCGCGCAGCAACTGGGGGGCGGGGTGCCGCGATCCAAGCCGAGCGTTTCCTTGAACTGAACACCAAGACCGAAGGCAGGACGCTCATGCGGGAGCACGACGTGATCTACATCTACCACAACACGATCGACAAAACCGGGGATGCTTTGGCTACGGAGGCCAAGACGTTCGAAGCTGTGGAGCATGCTTTCGAGGAACTGCTGCAGATAACCAAGAAGGTAGCCAACGTGAACGGCAACAACATGCTTCTCGTGTCCGACCATGGCTTTCTTTTCCAGCAGGACCCTCTTTCGGAAGACGATGACACCCAGTTCCCTGCGGGCGCGGCTTGGCTGATGCGCAACCGGCGCTTCGCCATTACTGAAAGCGTGGGCGATCACACCGGTGTCATCACCTTTAGCGCGGACCAACTCGATCTTCCTGGGACATGGCACTGTGCATTTCCCAAATCACTCGGCCGTTTTCCCATCCAAGGATCTGGCAAGCGTTACGTTCACGGAGGGTTCACGCTGCAGGAAACTGTCGTGCCGGTGATCCACATCCACAAGGCTCGCACCGACGACACTGGGCGGGTTGAGGTAGAGTTCATGCGCGTCCCTTCAAAGATCACAACCGGTCAGGTAGCTCTGTCCCTTTATCAAGAGAAGGCAGTCACAACAAAGTTACTTCCGAGAACTCTGCGGGTCGGTCTCTATGCAAAGGACGGTGCCGTCCTCTCCGAGGTCAAAGTCGTGCAGGCGGATATCGACGACGAGGATCCGCGAAAGCGTGAGTTCAACCTCGTGCTCGTGCTTTCACGGACAGCAGATTCCCACAATAATACCGAGGCGGAGATCCGGCTGGAGGAGACGCTTCCCGGAACAGCCCAGACGGTCACCTACAAATCACATCCCATCAAAATCCAGAAACCATTCACCAGCGACTTCGATGAATCCTGA